From Ipomoea triloba cultivar NCNSP0323 chromosome 5, ASM357664v1, the proteins below share one genomic window:
- the LOC116019690 gene encoding trihelix transcription factor GTL1-like: MLETAVLLDNPGGGAVAEPKNDGGGGGGGGGEEEGGNQNSGGNRWPHEETLTLLKIRSEMDLAFRDSTLKGPLWDEVSRKMEEFGYHRSAKKCREKFENIYKYHRRTKEGRSGRQTGKNYRFFEQLEVFDAMQGGGNKISGDDAAELASPTPVAMIKPNTNIVQDFRIGFGGADVLSASTSTTYSSGKDSGGSSARRRRERKLAGYFEKLMKEVLEKQENLHKKFLEAIERCESQRMAREEAWKKQEIERLKREQQSLAQERAVAEAKDAAVIAFLQKIAKHPILVHVEQQQSQNLVHSEQQPQKPQSEVLEPQNNNNNGSAGETTPSSSRWPKSEVEALIRIRTNLDLQNHDSGSSKGPLWEDISAEMKKIGYDRNAKRCKEKWENINKYYRRVKDSNKRRPEDSKTCPYFHILDSLYQTKSRKLELSPAPDLPNFNLKAGEMLLQIMTQNQPGKEDGERSNNAHQAQEHDEDEDVDEDNSESEDGFQIVANQP, translated from the exons ATGCTGGAAACTGCAGTGTTGCTGGATAATCCGGGCGGCGGCGCGGTGGCGGAGCCGAAGAATGAcggcggaggcggcggcggaggaggcggggaagaagagggcggcaaccAGAACTCCGGTGGCAACCGGTGGCCGCACGAAGAAACGCTCACTCTGCTCAAGATTCGCTCTGAAATGGACCTCGCATTTCGTGATTCAACGCTCAAAGGCCCTCTCTGGGATGAAGTTTCAAG gAAAATGGAGGAGTTTGGGTATCATAGAAGCGCTAAAAAGTGCAGAGAGAAATTTgagaatatatacaaatatcaCCGGAGAACGAAGGAGGGCCGATCCGGGCGGCAAACCGGGAAAAACTACCGATTCTTTGAGCAGCTGGAGGTTTTCGACGCCATGCAGGGCGGCGGCAACAAGATCTCCGGCGACGACGCGGCGGAATTGGCGTCTCCGACGCCGGTGGCGATGATAAAGCCCAACACCAACATAGTGCAGGATTTCCGAATCGGCTTCGGCGGCGCCGACGTCCTGTCGGCGTCGACGTCGACGACGTACTCCTCCGGGAAAGATTCCGGCGGGAGCTCGGCGAGGAGGAGGAGGGAGAGGAAGCTAGCGGGGTACTTCGAGAAGCTGATGAAGGAGGTTCTAGAAAAACAGGAAAATCTGCATAAGAAGTTTCTAGAAGCGATAGAGCGGTGCGAGAGCCAGAGAATGGCGAGAGAAGAAGCCTGGAAGAAACAAGAAATCGAAAGGCTAAAGAGAGAACAACAATCCCTCGCCCAAGAACGCGCCGTCGCCGAGGCAAAAGACGCCGCCGTCATCGCTTTCCTGCAGAAAATCGCAAAACACCCAATCCTCGTACACGTCGAACAACAACAATCTCAGAACCTCGTACACTCCGAACAACAACCTCAGAAACCTCAGTCCGAGGTTCTAGAACCtcagaacaacaacaacaacggtTCCGCAGGAGAAACCACCCCAAGCTCATCCAGATGGCCTAAATCAGAAGTGGAAGCCTTGATTCGAATCAGAACAAATCTGGACCTTCAAAACCACGACAGTGGATCATCAAAAGGCCCTTTATGGGAAGACATTTCAGCTGAAATGAAAAAGATTGGATATGATAGAAATGCCAAAAGATGCAAGGAGAAATGGGAGAATATAAACAAGTATTACAGGAGAGTTAAAGACAGCAATAAAAGAAGGCCAGAGGACTCAAAAACCTGCCCATATTTCCACATTCTTGACTCCCTCTATCAAACCAAATCCCGAAAACTTGAGTTAAGTCCCGCACCAGATCTCCCCAACTTCAACCTCAAAGCCGGGGAAATGTTACTGCAAATCATGACCCAAAACCAGCCCGGGAAAGAGGACGGGGAAAGATCAAACAACGCCCATCAAGCCCAAGAACACGAcgaagatgaagatgtagatGAAGATAATAGCGAGAGCGAAGATGGGTTCCAGATTGTTGCCAACCAACCTTGA
- the LOC116019420 gene encoding neurofilament heavy polypeptide, producing MGGCATKPRVLKDAGAGAGAPMPEPQKELPAVKEGAGADEEANKRRSLSNLFKESEEKSLEDGKDETYETKQSSDLSASSPKETEKPKCAEEQTPAPVVDNAPAKTEAQKTQEVASTAEVPKLETPCEEEKIEDVKPTTEGKKDEPTEDSQKSETPVEEKTEEKPTDTQNPEKKTEEAPATPQIEDKKPPSTLEKTMEN from the exons ATGGGGGGTTGTGCCACCAAACCTAGGGTGTTGAAGgacgccggcgccggcgccggagcTCCGATGCCTGAGCCGCAGAAGGAGTTGCCGGCGGTGAAAGAAGGAGCCGGGGCTGATGAAGAGGCCAACAAACGCCGTTCTTTAAGCAACCTGTTCAAGGAG AGCGAGGAGAAGAGCTTAGAGGATGGGAAAGATGAGACCTATGAAACCAAACAATCATCTGATCTGTCTGCATCCAGTCCAAAAGAAACCGAAAAGCCAAAATGTGCAGAGGAGCAGACTCCAGCTCCAGTCGTTGATAATGCTCCTGCAAAAACCGAAGCACAAAAGACGCAAGAAGTTGCATCAACAGCAGAGGTCCCGAAGCTTGAAACACCTTGCGAGGAGGAGAAAATAGAGGACGTTAAACCAACAACAGAAGGTAAGAAGGATGAGCCCACCGAAGATTCTCAGAAATCTGAAACTCCTGTGGAGgaaaaaacagaagaaaaacCAACGGACACCCAAAATCCCGAGAAGAAAACAGAAGAAGCACCAGCAACGCCTCAAATAGAGGATAAAAAACCTCCGAGTACACTAGAGAAGACGATGGAGAACTGA